The segment GTCCGAGCCCTCGGGCACCTCCTGCGCCACCCGGTGGGCCTTGTAGGAGGGGATGAGGTCCACCCGCCACTGGGGCCGCCAGTCGGCGTCCATGCAGGCGACCAGATCGTCGGGGGAGTGGTCGGCGACCAGCCGCGCGATGAAGTCGAGAAGCCCGCGCACGGCGTTCACGGGGGTGCCGTCGGGGGCCCGGACCGAATCGGGCACGCCGAAGTACGCACGGAAGTAGAGGCTGGCCGTGTCCAGGAGCATCAGGCGTCGCGTCGTCACCTTCCCGATGATGCCGTACATCACTGACAGCGGCGAAAACCACATGACGCCCCATCCGTGAATCCTTAGAGTTTGCGGTGTGAACGCACCTCCCGGTGCGAAGACGACGGTTACTTCGGTTGATTTAGGTTCGATTCCTGAAAGCCGTTCCGTTCACGCGGAATGGTCGTACCGTCGCCGGCTCTGACCTCGGGAGGCGCGTGCACGGCACCGGAGCGCCCGGTGCGCAGGTCGCGGTTACTTCTTCGGATCCAAGGGTTGCGGGTTCAAGTCCCGCCGTCGCATGGGGCGACGTAGCTCAACCGGAAGAGCATTGGCACAAGTCCGCAGCCGATTTCTGATCTCGGGCGCTGCACCAACGGGGGAATCTCATGAGCAAGTTCAATTTCCGTGTCCGCAAGGCGGCTGCCGCCCTCACCTACGAGGGCGGCGCGGCCTTCACCCGCGACACCAAGCACGACCTCGTGCTCCTCGCCGTCGTCAACATGGTCGGCGAGGACACCTTCTACGAGAAGGCCGGCGACCGCGACGACCGCTTCCGCACCCTCGTGCGCGCCGTCGCCGTCGAGGACGCCGACTGGACCGTCCGCTTCGTCGGCTGGCTGCGCGGCGAGGCCAACATGCGCTCCGCCTCGCTGGTCGCCGCTGCCGAGGCGGTCCGGGCCCGCCTGGACGCCGGTCTGCACGGCGACAACCGCCGCCTGGTCGACGCCGCGTGCCTGCGCGCCGACGAGCCCGGCGAGTTCCTCGCGTACTGGACCGCGTCCTACGGCCGCGCCGTCCCCAAGCCCGTCAAGCGCGGGCTCGCGGACGCCGTGCGCCGGCTGTACAACGAGCGGTCGCTGCTGAAGTACGACACCGACACCCGTGGCTACCGCTTCGCGGACGTCCTGGAGCTCGTCCACGCGGCGCCCGACCCGGCCAAGGCGGCATGGCAGGGGCCCCTGTTCAAGCACGCCATCGACCGCCGTCACAACCGGGACGAGGCCGTCCCGGACGCGCTGCGCATGCTGCGCGCCCGGGCCGAGCTGATGGCCCTGCCGGTGGCGGAGCGCCGGGCGGTCCTGGACCGGCCGGACGGCCCGGAGACGCTCGCGCGTGCCGGGATGACCTGGGAGGCCCTCGCGGGCTGGCTCCAGGGGCCGATGGACGCGGGCGCGTGGAGCGCCGTGCTGCCCTCCATGGGCCTCATGGCCGTCATCCGCAACCTGCGCAACCTGGACGAGGCCGCCGTGCCCGACGAGATCGCCGGGCAGCTCGCGGCGCGCCTCGCCGACCCGGAGCAGGTCGCGCGGTCCCGCCAGTTCCCGTACCGCTTCCTGTCCGCCTACCGCGCCGCGCCCTCGCTGCGCTGGGGCCACGCCCTGGACAAGGCGCTCACGGCGGCCACGGCCAACGTGCCGCGCCTGCCGGGCCGCACCCTGGTCCTCGTCGACACCTCCGCCTCCATGGGGAGCCCCGTCTCGGCCCGCTCCCAGGTCCGGCACGTGGACATCGGAGCCCTCTTCGGAGCCGTCCTCGCCCACCGCGGCTCGGACGTCGACCTGGTCGGCTTCGCCGACGGCCACTTCCGGCACAAGCTCAAGCCGGGCGGCTCGCCGCTGCGCGACATCGAGGCCTTCTGCGCGCGCATCGGCGAGGTCGGCCACGGTACGCAGACGGTCGACGCCCTCCGGGCCACCTACCGGGACCACGATCGGGTCGTGATCATCTCGGACATGCAGGCCTTCGCCCCCTGGGGCGGCGGCTCGGTGTCCACGGCGGTCCCGGCACAGGTGCCGGTGTTCGGCGTCAACACGACCGGCTACGCACCGGCCGTCCTCGACGCCGGCCAGCCGAACCGCTACGAGATCGGCGGCTTCAGCGACAAGCTGTTCACCATGGTCGGCCTGCTCAGCGGCAACGACCCGGCGGCCTGGCCCTGGGAAGCGGGCCGCGAGAGCGCGGCCTGATCATCCCCCCGGAGCGGCTTCGGCCGCTCCGGGGGCTTCCGTCATACCCCGGTGCCGGAGGAGGAGCCCGTTTCCTTGACCCCCTTGGTGATGGTGTCCATCACGGACAGCGTCGGGGCCTTGGAGCTGACGTCGAAGCCGAAGCGCAGCACGACCAGCTTGGAGCTGTCGGCGGGCGAGGGGAAGACGACCGACTGGACGTAGCCGTCGTCGCCCTTGGCCGTCACGACCTTCCAGCGGACCAGGTAGCCCTTCTGCCCGGCGACGGTGACCGCCTCCGACTTGAGCTGGGTGTGGGAGGTGATCGCGCCGTAGGCCTTCGTGCCGTACGCCTCGGTGGCCGCCTTGGAGATGTCCTCCTTGGCGGCGGCCTCGGCGGTCGTGGCCTTGAGCCCGGCGGTCTTGGCCGGAAGGGCGTTGAGCCCGCCCCGGGCGCAGGACAGGGTGGCGTCGGCGGGGCAGGCGTACTCCCCGACCACCATCACCGCCTTGCCGGACGTGTCGTAGCCCCCGCTCCAGCCGTCCGGCAGCGGGATGCTGACGCCGTCCAGCACATCCGGCAGGAAGCCCGCCTCCGCGCTCGGCACGGCCGACGGGGCCGTCGACGGCGCGCCGCTCTGCCCGCCGCCGGGGCCGCCCGGGCCGCCCTGGCCCTGGTCGCCGGGGCCGCCGCTCTGGCCGCCGCCGAAGGGGGCGCTGGCGGAGGGGTTCGGCTGGGTGGCCGAAGTGTCGTTACTGCTGCCGTTGGAGGTGAGGGCGACGACACCGCCGACGACCGCCCCGACCACGACGACCGCGGCCACCACGGCGATGGCTATCCGGCCGCGGCTGCGCACCGCCGGGGCACCCCCGGCCACCACGTCACCCGGCTGATAGGGCGGATAGCCCGGCAGGGGAGCGGTGGCCGAGGCCGGGTCCTGGGCGCTGCGGGTGTACTCGGTCCACTCGGTCCCGTCCCACCAGCGTTCGAGGGCAGGGGCGTCGTTACCTGTGTGCCCGGGCTCGGGGTACCAGCCGGGCGGGGTCGTCATCGTCACGGGCCAAATTTAAGTCCCTCCGGCTAAGAATCCCGTGAGATGACGGCCTGTCCCGATTACAAGGGGGTCACGTAAGCGCTCGCGATCCCGCCGTCCACCAGGAATTCCGACCCGGTGATGAAGGAGGAGTCGTCGCTGGCGAGGAAGGCGACGGCCGCCGCGATCTCCGGCGCCTCGGCGAACCGGCCCAGCGGAATGTGCACCAGCCGGCGCGCGGCCCGCTCCGGGTCCTTGGCGAACAGCTCCTGGAGCAGGGGCGTGTTGACCGGCCCCGGGCACAGCGCGTTGACCCGGATGCCCTCGCGGGCGAACTGCACGCCCAGCTCGCGGGACATCGCCAGGACGCCGCCCTTGGAGGCGGTGTACGAGATCTGCGAGGTGGCCGAGGCCATGACGGCGACAAAGCTCGCGGTGTTGATGATCGAGCCCCGGCCCTGGCGCTGCATGTACGGCAGGACGGCCTTGCAGCACAGGTAGACCGAGGTCAGGTTGACGTCCTGGACGCGCTTCCAGGCCTCGATGCCGGTGGTGAGGATCGAGTCGTCGTCGGGCGGTGAGATGCCCGCGTTGTTGAAGGCGATGTCGACGGATCCGTAGGTGTCGTACGCCGCCTTGAACAGCGCGTCCACCTGCTCGGCGTCGGTGACGTCCACCTTGACGAAGATGCCGCCGACCTCGGTGGCGGCCGCCTTGCCGGAGGTGTCGTCGATGTCGGCGCAGACGACGTGCGCGCCCTCGGAGGCCAGCCGGCGGGCGGTGGCGAGCCCGATGCCGCTGCCGGCGCCGGTGATCACCGCGGTGCGGCCCACGAGACGGCGGCAAACCGGTGCTTGCTCTGCTTGGGTCACTGGATCAGTCCTCCGTACTGATGAATACGTTCTTGGTCTCGGTGAAGGCGGTCAGCGCGTCCGGGCCCAGCTCGCGGCCGAGCCCGGACTGCTTGAAGCCACCGAAGGGGGTCCAGTAGCGCACCGAGCTGTGGGAGTTCACCGACAGGTTGCCGGCCCGGGTGCCGCGGGCCAGGCGCAGGGCGCGGCCGATGTCGCGGGTCCAGATGGAGCCGGACAGGCCGTACGCGGTGGCGTTGGCCAGCCGCAGGGCGTCCGCCTCGTCGTCGAAGGGGAGCACGACCGCCACCGGCCCGAAGATCTCCTCGACGGCGACCCGGGCGGCCGGGTCCCGCGGGGTCAGGACGGTCGGCGGGAACCAGAAGCCCTTGCCCTGCGGGGCCCGGCCGCGAATGGCGACGTCCCCGGAGGTCCCCACGTACGCCGCGACGCGGTCGCGCTGAGCGGCGGAGATCAGCGGACCCATGCCGGTGGCCGGGTCGGCCGGATCGCCGACGGTGACGGCCTGGACGGCGGGCTCCAGCAGCTCCAGGAAGCGGTCGTGGACGGACCGCTGGACGAGGATGCGGGTGCGGGCGCAGCAGTCCTGCCCGGCGTTGTCCAGGAAGGAGCCGGGGGCGGTGGCGGCGGCCTTGTCCAGGTCGGCGTCGGCGAAGACGATGTTCGGGGACTTGCCGCCGAGTTCGAGGGTGACGCGCTTCAGGCTGTCCGCGCACTTGGCCATGATCTGCTTGCCGACGGCCGTCGAGCCGGTGAAGACGATCTTCGCCACGCCGGGGTGCTCCACCAGCGCCGCGCCCGCCACCGGCCCGGCGCCCGGCAGCACCTGGAAGAGGTGCTCGGGCAGCCCGGCCTCCAGCGCCAGCTCCGCGAGCCGCAGGGCGGTGAGCGGGGTGGTCTCGGCGGGCTTGAGGACCACCGCGTTGCCCGCGGCCAGCGCCGGGGCGAAGCCCCAGGCCGCAATGGGCATCGGGAAGTTCCAGGGCGCGATCACCCCGACCACCCCGAGCGGTTCGAGGAAGGTGATGTCGATGCCGCCCGCGACCGGGATCTGCCGGCCGTTGAGGCGCTCGACGCCCCCGGCCGCGTAGTCCAGCAGGTCCCGGACATTGCCGGCCTCCCAGCGGGCGTCGCCGGCCGTGTGGCCCGCCTCGCGCACCTCCAGGGCGGCCAGTTCGTCGGTGTGGGCGTCCACCACGGCCGCGAAGCGGCGCAGCAGCCGCGCCCGGTCGGCGGGGGCCAGCGCCGCCCAGCCCTCCTGCGCGCGGGCGGCGCGGGTCACGGCGGCGTCCACGTCCCGCGGCCCGGCGGCGGGGACGGTGGCGATCACCTCTTCGGTGGCCGGGTTGAGCACTTCGAGCACGGGGGACCTCATCACATGCGTTCGAAGGAGCGGTAGCGCTCCCAGTCGGTCACTGCGGTGTCGTACGCGTCCTGCTCGACGCGGGCCATGTTCAGGTAGTGCCCCACGACCTCCTCGCCGAAGGCCGCCGCCGCGATCGGGCTGGCCTCCCACAGCTGGGCCGCCTCGCGCAGCGTCGTCGGCACGTGCTGGACGGCCTCGGCGGTGTACGCGTTGCCAGTGACCGGCTCGGGCAGGGCGAGCTTGTGCTCGATCCCGTACAGCCCGGCCGCGATCATGCCCGCGACGGCGAGGTACGGGTTGACGTCGCCGCCGGGCACGCGGTTCTCCAGGCGCAGCGCGGCCGGGCTGTGGCCCACGACGCGCAGGGCGCAGGTGCGGTTGTCCGGGCCCCAGGCGACGGCGGTCGGGGCGAAGGAGCCGGGGCGGAAGCGCTTGTAGGAGTTGATGTTGGGCGCGTAGAGGAGGGAGAAGTCGCGCAGCGCGGCGAGCTGCCCGGCGAGGAAGTGCCGCATGGTCTCCGACATGTGGCCCTCGTCGTCCGCGAAGACCGCGCCGCCGTCCTCCTCGCGCAGCGAGAGGTGGATGTGACAGGAATTCCCCTCGCGCATGTCGTACTTCGCCATGAAGGTCAGCGCGAAGCCCTCCTGCGCAGCGATGGTTTTCGCGCCCGTCTTGTAGACGCTGTGCTGATCGCAGGTGGTCAGCGCCTCGTCGTAGCGAAAGGCGATCTCGTGCTGCCCGAGATTGCACTCACCCTTAGCGGACTCCACGCGCATGCCGGCCGCGCCCATCTCGTTACGGATCCTGCGCAGGAGCGGTTCCACCCGGCCGGTGCCGAGCAGGGAGTAGTCCACGTTGTACTGGTTCGCGGGGGTCAGGTCCCGGTAGCCGCCGGACCAGGCCTGCTCGTAGGTGTCCTTGAAGACGATGAATTCCAGCTCCGTGCCGACGTACGCCGCCCAGCCGCGCTCGGCCAGCCGGTCCAGCTGGCGGCGCAGGATCTGGCGGGGCGAGGCGACGACGGGCGCGGCGGCCTCGTCCAGCCAGTGCAGGTCGGCCACGACGAGGGCGGTGCCGGCGTCCCAGGGGGTGCGGCGCAGGGTGGCGAGGTCGGGGAGCATCGCGAAGTCGCCGTAGCCCTGCTCCCAGGAGGACATCGCGTAGCCGTCGACGGTGTTCATGTCGGCGTCCACGGCGAGGAGGTAGTTGCAGCCCTCGGTGCCGTGCTCCAGGACGTCGTCGAGGAAGTGGCGGGCGGCGAATCTCTTGCCCTGGAGACGGCCCTGCATGTCGGTGAAGGCGACGACGACCGTGTCGATCTCGCCGGTGTCGACGAGTCGCCGCAGTTCATCGGTGCTCAGCGGGGCTTTGCGGTGCACCACGGGGGACCACCTCTCCTACCGGCCGTCAAGGTGATCCAAAACTACGGGCTGGCCATCGGGTTGGATACGGTGCGAACAGAAATCCGCGCTCCGCGCGCGTCGCGTCGCAGGGAGGCCGTTCCTTGTCCCGTCCGCTCATCGGTATCAGCACCTACATGGAACCCTCAGTCCGCTGGGGCGGCTGGGATTTTCCCGCCGCCGTCCTGCCGTCCGGGTACCCCCGCCTCGTCCAGCGCTCCGGCGGCCTCGCCGCCCTCCTCCCCCCGGACGACCCCGCCCACGCCGCCGGGGCCGTGGCCCGCCTCGACGCCCTCGTCATCTCCGGCGGCCCCGACGTCGACCCGGTCCACTACGGCGACCCCCGCGACCCCCGCACCGGCCCCCCGGCGGCCGAACGCGACGCCTGGGAGCTCGCCCTCATCGACGCCGCCCTCTCCCGTGGCCTCCCCCTCCTCGGCATCTGCCGCGGCATGCAGCTCCTCAACGTCGCCCTCGGCGGCACCCTCATCCAGCACCTCGACGGCCACCGCGGCGCCGTCGGCGTCTTCGGCGAGCACGTGGTCAAACCCGTGCCCGGCACCCGTTACGCCGCGCTCGTGCCCGAAGCCATGCCCGTACCGACCTTCCACCACCAGGCCCTTGACCGGCTCGGCCGCGATCTGGTCGCCGGCGCCCACGCCGAGGACGGCACCGTGGAGGCCGTCGAGCTGGCCGGGGAGCCCTGGGTGGTCGGCGTGCAGTGGCACCCGGAGATGGCCGAGGACGAACGGGTGATGCGGGGGCTGCTCGCGGCCGTCACAACTGAAGCTTGAAGCCCACGTGTGAGCCGGTGAAGCCCAGCTTCTCGTAGAAGCGGTGTGCGTCGGTGCGGGCGTTGTCGGAGGTCAGCTGGACCAGTGAGCAGCCGAGGCGGCGGGACTCCTCGATGGCCCACTCCATGAGCCGGGTGCCCAGGCCTGTGCCGCGCGCGTCGCGGTGGACGCGGACGGCTTCGACGATCGACCGCGTCGCCCCGCGCCGGGACAGGCCCGGGATGACGGACAGTTGCAGCACCCCGACCGGCTGTCCGTTCCGTTCCGCGACCGTGAGGTGCTGGTTCGGGTCGGCGGCCACCCGCTCGTACGCGGCGTAGTAGGGCGCCAGATCGTCCGGGGTTTCCCGGCCCCGGCCCAGGCCGTCGTCGGCGAACATCGCGACGATCGCGGGAATGTCGTCGCTGGTGGCGGGACGGAAGAGAAGATCACTCATACGGGTCAGCCTAGGACCGGCCCGGCGGGGTCGGGCCCGGCGGGGGCGGGGCGGGCCTGTAGCGTGCCTGGGCGTGAGCACAATGGGGTTGCCGGAGCTGACCGGTGGTCGTTTCCTCGGGTACTGGGACGTGGACCCGGTGGCGATGGCCCTTGTCCTGCTGCTCGGCGGGGCGTACGCCTGGGGCGTCGTAAGGGTGCGCGGTCGCGGGGAGCGCTGGCCGGTGGCGCGGACGGTGGCGTTCTCGGTGCTGGGCCTGGGCACGATCGTGTTCGCGACGATGTCGGCGCTGGCCGTCTACGACCGGGTGCTGTTCTGGCCGGCGGCGGTCCAGAACATCCTCCTCGACCTGATCGCGCCCATCGGGCTCGCGCTGGGCGATCCGCTGTCGCTGGCGTACCGCGCCCTGCCACCCCGGCTCGCCGGGCGCCTGCGCGGGGCGGTGAGCGGCCGGACCGTACGCCTGCTGACCTTTCCGCTGGTCAGTTCCGTGCTGGTGGTCGCCACCGAACTGAGCGTCTACTTCACCCCCTACTTCGAAACGGCGCTGCGTGTGCGCGCGGTCCACGAGGTGATGTACCTCCACCTCCTCCTCGTCGGGTGCCTGTTCGTCCTGCCCATGCTGACCCGCGAGGAGCTGCTGCCGGCGTGGTGCACGCACCCGGTGCGGGCGGCCCTGGTCTTCCTCGACGGCGTCTTCGACGCCATTCCCGGCGTCGTCGTCATGACCAGCGGCACCCTCGTCGCCGGGCACTGGTACGCGGCACACGCCCGTGGCTGGGGCCCGGGCGTGGACCTGGACCAGCAGATCGGCGGGGGCGCGATGGTCGCCATCGCCGAGCTGGTCGGCCTGGTCTTCCTCATCGCGGTGTTCGCGGAGTGGGTCCGCGCGGAGAGGTCCCGGACGGCCGAGCTGGACCGGCGGCTGGACGCCGAGCAGGCCTCACCGGCGGCGTCGGCGACGGCATCGGCATCCGAGCCGGACCGGGTGCGTCCCTGGTGGGAGACGGACCCGGGCCAGGTCGGACAGCGCTTCCGCTCCTCCGGCCGGTGAGGACCGGCTAGAGGAACGTCTTGCCCTCGCCCCGGTACGTCGGCACGACCCCCGTCACCCGGTCGCCCTCCACCAGCTGGAGCGAGTCGAACCGCTCACACAGCTCACCCGCCTTGGCATGCCGGAACCAGACCTTGTCGCCGATCAGCAGGTCGTCCGCGACCGCGCCGATCAGCGGCGTCTGCACCTCGCCGGGCCCCTCCTGGGGGTCGTAGCGCAGCCCCTCGGGCAGGTACGGGACCGGGAGCCGGTCGGGGCCGGCCGCGCCGGAGGCGGGGTAGCCGCCGCCGAGGACGGTGACGATGCCGACGCCGGGGCGGCGGACGACGGGGTGGGCGAACAGCGCGGCGGGGCGGCCGCGGAAGGACGTGTAGTTGTCGAAGAGCCGGGGCACGTAGAGCCCGGAGCCCGCGGCGATCTCGGTGACGGAGTCCTCGGCGGCCGTGGTCTGGACGCTGCCCGTGCCGCCGCCGTTGACGTACTCCAGGTCGGGGGCGACCGCGCGCACCGCCCGTACGACCTCGGCGCGGCGCACCGCCAGTTCCTTCCTCGCCGTGGCCTGCATCAGCCGGATGGCCCCGGACCGCAGCGGGCGGCCCGCCACCGAGTCGCCGACCCCGGCGATGTGGCCCTCGTAGGCCATGATGCCGACCAGCCGGAAGCCGGGCCGGCGGGCCACCTCGCGGGCCACCTCGGCGAGTTGGGCGGGCTCGCGCAGCGGGGAGCGCAGGGCGCCGATGCGAACCCGCCCGCGCAGCATGCGCAGCGAGGTGTCCAGCTCAAGGCATACGCGGACGATCTCCGAGCCGCCGCCGCGCGAGGCGTCGATCAGGTCGAGCTGGGCCACGTCGTCGATCATCACGGTGACCGCGCCCGCGAGCTTGGGGTCCGCGGCCAGTTCGGCGAAGGCGGAACGGTCCGCCGAGGGGTAGGCCAGCAGGATGTCGTCGAAGCCGGCCCTGGCCAGCCACAGCGACTCCTCCAGGGTGAAGGACATGATCCCGGCGAAGCCCTTGCGGCCCAGCACCCGCTCCAGCAGCGCCCGGCAGCGTACGGACTTGGACGCGACACGGATCGGCTTGCCGCCCGCCCGCCGGACGAGGTCCGCGGCGTTGGCGTCGAAGGCTTCGAGGTCGACGATGGCCACAGGCGCGTCGAGGTGTGCGGTGGCCCGGTCGTACCGGGCGCGGTCGGCTGCGCGATCTGACATGGGCGCAGCTTGCCAGAATGCCCCTACTCGGCGGTAGGGGCAACGGATCCCGGGCAGCTGAGAATTCCGGGCGCCCAACCCGTAGAGTGACGCAAACGCTGTAACCACGCACAACTGCGCTTGGCTACGCATGGCTACGCATCTGACGAGGGGGCGCCGGGTGAGCACCGGAGTCGACCGTGGGGGAGCCGGGCCACGCCCAGCACCGTCACACCCGGGCTTTCCGCCACCGCGCCCGCGCACCGGGCCGATACCCCCGCCTCCGCCCTCACCTCCGGGGTATCCGCCGTATTCGCCCTACGAGCACTACGAGCCGTACGAGCCGTACCCGTCGAACCCGCCCAATCCCTACGCCTCGTACGCCGACCGGCAGCCCCACCCACAGCCCTCGCCGGAACCGCCGCCGCCCTACGCCCCCGCCCCGCACGCCGCCCCGCGCCGGCACCGCCCCGTGCTGGCCGCCGTGTGCATGGTGCTGGGCCTCGGCCTGCTCGGCGGCGCGGCCGTGGGCGCCCTGATCAACCACGACCCGCTGGTCCCGGCGCCGACCGCCGCCGAGGCGTCGGCCAGCGCCTACGGCGCCACCCGCGACCTGTGGCACAGCACCCCGGTCAACACGCTCTTCCCGCCCACCGTCAAGGGCCGCGCGGCCGGGCCCGGCGGCTCCGACCGCACCTGGACCCGGATCGGGATCGCCCCGGCGAGCGGCTGCGCGGACGCCTTCGACCCGCTGCTCGCCAAGCTGCTGGCCCCGATCGGCTGCGTACGCCTCCTGCGCGCGACGTACGCCGACTCGACATCCACCGATGTCACGACCGTCGGCATCCTGGTCACCAAGTCCGACGCCGCCACGATGCGGGCCCTGCACGACCGCTGGAACGACGAACACCTCGGCGCCCGCACCGACCTGATGCCGCGTCCGGTTGCCTTCGCGGGCACCGCCGCGTCCGGCTTCGGCGACAAGCAGCGCGCGAGCTGGACGGTCGCGGTCTCCGCCGACCTCCCGGTCGTCGTCTACGCGGTCACCGGCTTCGCCGACGCCCGCGAGATCACCGACCCCGAGCCCGTCGACGCCGCCACCGCCGACGGCGCGACCACCGCCGCCGCCGAGGCCGGCCTCGGCGACACCGCGCAGGCGCTGTCCGACGAGGTGTACGCCGATGTGCGCGAGGCCGCCCGTAAGCTCACCGACCCCTCGACGGAGCCGCCGCAGTGAGCAGGGTACGAGCCGGCCGTCTGCAAGGTACGGTGCTCAGCCTGGCCGCGGCCGCGCTGGCGCTGGCCGTCCTGCCCGCCGCTCCCGCGCGGGCGGACGCCGTACGGGACGCAGACTGGGCGCTGAGCGCCCTGCACGCCCAGCAGGCCTGGCAGACCAGCAAGGGCAAGGGCATCACGGTCGCCGTCCTGGACACCGGGGTCGACGGCACCCACCCCGACCTCACCGGGCAGGTGCTGACCGGCAAGGACATGGTCGGCTTCGGCGCCCAGCGCGGCGACAGCTCCTGGGCCAAGCACGGCACCGGCATGGCCGGGATCATCGCCGGGCACGGCCACGGCTACGGTGACGCCGACGGGGTCATGGGCATCGCGCCGGAGGCGAGGATCCTCCCCGTACGCGTGATCCTGGAGGACAAGGACCCGCAGCGGAAGAAGGCCCGCACCACCCGTGGCGGAGCGCTGGCCGAGGGCATCCGCTGGGCCGCCGACAACGGCGCCGACGTCATCAACCTCTCGCTCGGCGACGACAGCAAGACCGCCCACCCCGAGCCCCAGGAGGACCAGGCGATCCAGTACGCCCTGGCCAAGGGCGTCGTCGTGGTCGCCTCGGCCGGCAACGGCGGCAAGGAGGGCAACCGGGCCTCCTACCCGGCCGCCTACCCCGGCGTGATCGCGGTCGCCGCCGTGGACCGCTACGGCAACCGCGCCGACTTCTCCACCAGCCGCTGGTACGCCGCCGTCTCCGCGCCCGGGGTCGATGTCGTCATCGCCGACCCCGACCGGCACTACTACGAGGGCTGGGGCACCAGCACCGCCTCCGCGTACGTCTCCGGGACCGCCGCCCTGATCCGCTCGGCGTATCCCAGGCTCGGTCCGGCCCAGATCAAGGAGCTGCTGGAGGACACCACCCGCGACAACCCCTCCGGCGGCCGCGACGACTCGGTCGGCACCGGCCTGATCGACCCGGCCGCCGCCCTCACGGCGGCCGCCAGGCTCAAGCCCGAGGGGCCCGTGCCCACCCCGTCGGCGTACGCGCAGCGGTACTTCGGCGATGGGCCGAGCGTCGCGCGGCTCTCCTCGGGGCAGGAGACCAGCGGCGGGCTCGGCGACGGGATCGCGATCGGCTTCGCGGTCGCGGGCTGCGTACTGACCGCCATGGCGGTCGGACTGCGGAACCGCAGGCGCCGGCCGGTCAGAAG is part of the Streptomyces sp. NBC_01262 genome and harbors:
- a CDS encoding cytochrome c oxidase assembly protein; the encoded protein is MGLPELTGGRFLGYWDVDPVAMALVLLLGGAYAWGVVRVRGRGERWPVARTVAFSVLGLGTIVFATMSALAVYDRVLFWPAAVQNILLDLIAPIGLALGDPLSLAYRALPPRLAGRLRGAVSGRTVRLLTFPLVSSVLVVATELSVYFTPYFETALRVRAVHEVMYLHLLLVGCLFVLPMLTREELLPAWCTHPVRAALVFLDGVFDAIPGVVVMTSGTLVAGHWYAAHARGWGPGVDLDQQIGGGAMVAIAELVGLVFLIAVFAEWVRAERSRTAELDRRLDAEQASPAASATASASEPDRVRPWWETDPGQVGQRFRSSGR
- a CDS encoding glutamine synthetase family protein; this translates as MVHRKAPLSTDELRRLVDTGEIDTVVVAFTDMQGRLQGKRFAARHFLDDVLEHGTEGCNYLLAVDADMNTVDGYAMSSWEQGYGDFAMLPDLATLRRTPWDAGTALVVADLHWLDEAAAPVVASPRQILRRQLDRLAERGWAAYVGTELEFIVFKDTYEQAWSGGYRDLTPANQYNVDYSLLGTGRVEPLLRRIRNEMGAAGMRVESAKGECNLGQHEIAFRYDEALTTCDQHSVYKTGAKTIAAQEGFALTFMAKYDMREGNSCHIHLSLREEDGGAVFADDEGHMSETMRHFLAGQLAALRDFSLLYAPNINSYKRFRPGSFAPTAVAWGPDNRTCALRVVGHSPAALRLENRVPGGDVNPYLAVAGMIAAGLYGIEHKLALPEPVTGNAYTAEAVQHVPTTLREAAQLWEASPIAAAAFGEEVVGHYLNMARVEQDAYDTAVTDWERYRSFERM
- a CDS encoding GNAT family N-acetyltransferase, translated to MSDLLFRPATSDDIPAIVAMFADDGLGRGRETPDDLAPYYAAYERVAADPNQHLTVAERNGQPVGVLQLSVIPGLSRRGATRSIVEAVRVHRDARGTGLGTRLMEWAIEESRRLGCSLVQLTSDNARTDAHRFYEKLGFTGSHVGFKLQL
- a CDS encoding gamma-glutamyl-gamma-aminobutyrate hydrolase family protein, which translates into the protein MSRPLIGISTYMEPSVRWGGWDFPAAVLPSGYPRLVQRSGGLAALLPPDDPAHAAGAVARLDALVISGGPDVDPVHYGDPRDPRTGPPAAERDAWELALIDAALSRGLPLLGICRGMQLLNVALGGTLIQHLDGHRGAVGVFGEHVVKPVPGTRYAALVPEAMPVPTFHHQALDRLGRDLVAGAHAEDGTVEAVELAGEPWVVGVQWHPEMAEDERVMRGLLAAVTTEA
- a CDS encoding DUF2510 domain-containing protein; amino-acid sequence: MTTPPGWYPEPGHTGNDAPALERWWDGTEWTEYTRSAQDPASATAPLPGYPPYQPGDVVAGGAPAVRSRGRIAIAVVAAVVVVGAVVGGVVALTSNGSSNDTSATQPNPSASAPFGGGQSGGPGDQGQGGPGGPGGGQSGAPSTAPSAVPSAEAGFLPDVLDGVSIPLPDGWSGGYDTSGKAVMVVGEYACPADATLSCARGGLNALPAKTAGLKATTAEAAAKEDISKAATEAYGTKAYGAITSHTQLKSEAVTVAGQKGYLVRWKVVTAKGDDGYVQSVVFPSPADSSKLVVLRFGFDVSSKAPTLSVMDTITKGVKETGSSSGTGV
- a CDS encoding 3-oxoacyl-ACP reductase codes for the protein MTQAEQAPVCRRLVGRTAVITGAGSGIGLATARRLASEGAHVVCADIDDTSGKAAATEVGGIFVKVDVTDAEQVDALFKAAYDTYGSVDIAFNNAGISPPDDDSILTTGIEAWKRVQDVNLTSVYLCCKAVLPYMQRQGRGSIINTASFVAVMASATSQISYTASKGGVLAMSRELGVQFAREGIRVNALCPGPVNTPLLQELFAKDPERAARRLVHIPLGRFAEAPEIAAAVAFLASDDSSFITGSEFLVDGGIASAYVTPL
- a CDS encoding TROVE domain-containing protein, producing the protein MSKFNFRVRKAAAALTYEGGAAFTRDTKHDLVLLAVVNMVGEDTFYEKAGDRDDRFRTLVRAVAVEDADWTVRFVGWLRGEANMRSASLVAAAEAVRARLDAGLHGDNRRLVDAACLRADEPGEFLAYWTASYGRAVPKPVKRGLADAVRRLYNERSLLKYDTDTRGYRFADVLELVHAAPDPAKAAWQGPLFKHAIDRRHNRDEAVPDALRMLRARAELMALPVAERRAVLDRPDGPETLARAGMTWEALAGWLQGPMDAGAWSAVLPSMGLMAVIRNLRNLDEAAVPDEIAGQLAARLADPEQVARSRQFPYRFLSAYRAAPSLRWGHALDKALTAATANVPRLPGRTLVLVDTSASMGSPVSARSQVRHVDIGALFGAVLAHRGSDVDLVGFADGHFRHKLKPGGSPLRDIEAFCARIGEVGHGTQTVDALRATYRDHDRVVIISDMQAFAPWGGGSVSTAVPAQVPVFGVNTTGYAPAVLDAGQPNRYEIGGFSDKLFTMVGLLSGNDPAAWPWEAGRESAA
- a CDS encoding aldehyde dehydrogenase family protein, which produces MRSPVLEVLNPATEEVIATVPAAGPRDVDAAVTRAARAQEGWAALAPADRARLLRRFAAVVDAHTDELAALEVREAGHTAGDARWEAGNVRDLLDYAAGGVERLNGRQIPVAGGIDITFLEPLGVVGVIAPWNFPMPIAAWGFAPALAAGNAVVLKPAETTPLTALRLAELALEAGLPEHLFQVLPGAGPVAGAALVEHPGVAKIVFTGSTAVGKQIMAKCADSLKRVTLELGGKSPNIVFADADLDKAAATAPGSFLDNAGQDCCARTRILVQRSVHDRFLELLEPAVQAVTVGDPADPATGMGPLISAAQRDRVAAYVGTSGDVAIRGRAPQGKGFWFPPTVLTPRDPAARVAVEEIFGPVAVVLPFDDEADALRLANATAYGLSGSIWTRDIGRALRLARGTRAGNLSVNSHSSVRYWTPFGGFKQSGLGRELGPDALTAFTETKNVFISTED